The following are encoded in a window of Gammaproteobacteria bacterium genomic DNA:
- a CDS encoding iron-containing alcohol dehydrogenase, giving the protein MNAKYWTFHNPTLIHFGPGYLDRLGSLIGSRRYALVTYPDDYFKTQIDLIQRSAGPATLIAADVLPNPDFSYFRNLSQDTLTALTQTELLIALGGGSVIDTAKVLAVISNDFADISTSLEQPGTASPVPLREIIAVPTTAGTGSEVTAWATVWDSAQGKKYSLNHPNLYPVAALVDPTLTQLLPPEPTLAAGLDALSHALESIWNINANPVSSAYAVQAATQIMATLPQLMSALDDIGLREQMSLAAVLAGLAFSNTKTALAHSISYPISLNHGVAHGIACSFPLPLVLRRAIGVDPDCDNTLRAIFGKDLAIGADNLERFLTDLGVSTQPDDYGLSEVEFSEYLKVAQQGERGKNFIAA; this is encoded by the coding sequence ATGAACGCTAAATACTGGACATTTCACAACCCCACCTTAATACATTTCGGCCCGGGTTACCTGGATCGACTCGGTAGTCTGATTGGTTCAAGGCGTTACGCTCTGGTGACCTACCCCGATGACTACTTCAAAACACAGATCGATCTGATTCAAAGAAGCGCAGGACCTGCCACACTGATCGCCGCTGACGTGCTGCCCAATCCCGACTTTTCCTATTTCAGAAATCTGTCTCAGGATACACTCACGGCCCTCACGCAAACCGAGCTACTGATCGCGCTGGGTGGTGGGTCAGTGATTGATACTGCCAAGGTACTTGCAGTGATCTCCAATGATTTCGCAGACATCAGCACCTCACTGGAACAACCTGGAACGGCATCACCGGTGCCTCTGCGGGAGATCATCGCGGTGCCGACCACCGCCGGGACCGGCAGCGAAGTCACCGCCTGGGCCACCGTATGGGATAGCGCACAAGGCAAGAAATATTCTCTGAACCATCCCAACTTGTATCCGGTAGCTGCACTTGTGGACCCGACGCTCACCCAGCTCCTGCCCCCAGAACCTACCCTTGCGGCGGGCCTCGATGCGCTGTCTCACGCGCTGGAGAGTATCTGGAACATCAATGCCAACCCGGTTTCAAGCGCCTATGCAGTCCAGGCTGCCACCCAAATCATGGCCACACTGCCACAACTGATGAGCGCTCTGGATGACATCGGCCTGCGAGAGCAGATGTCGCTGGCAGCGGTCCTCGCCGGACTTGCGTTCTCAAACACCAAGACGGCGCTTGCGCACAGTATTTCTTATCCCATATCGCTGAATCACGGTGTGGCCCATGGCATTGCCTGTTCGTTCCCGCTGCCGCTGGTCCTGCGGCGTGCCATCGGGGTTGACCCTGACTGCGACAACACCCTAAGGGCTATCTTTGGCAAAGATCTGGCAATCGGTGCTGACAACCTAGAGCGCTTTCTGACCGACTTGGGTGTCAGTACGCAACCGGATGATTATGGTCTCTCGGAGGTTGAATTTTCCGAGTACCTTAAGGTCGCGCAACAAGGCGAGCGCGGCAAAAACTTTATTGCCGCTTGA